The following are from one region of the Phormidium sp. PBR-2020 genome:
- a CDS encoding acetolactate synthase large subunit has protein sequence MNTAELLVKCLENEGVKYVFGLPGEENMQVLEALRGSPIQFVTTRHEQGAAFMADVYGRLTGKAGVCLSTLGPGATNLMTGVADANLDGAPLVAITGQVGTDRMHIESHQYLDLVAMFAPVTKWNSQIVRPSNTPEIVRKAFKRAQQEKPGAVHIDLPENIAEMPVEGEPLKCDRQDKIYASYKSLNDAATAISRANNPLILVGNGAIRDDASDALTEFATRLNIPVANTFMGKGAIPYTHPLALWTVGLQQRDYISCGFDNTDLVIAVGYDLIEYSPKKWNPKGEIPIVHIGTDSAEIDSSYIPLVEVVGNITDSLDEILRRSDRSSKPTPHALSLRDDIRQDYEQHANDNEFPIKPQKLIYDLRQVMGPDDVVISDVGAHKMWIARHYHCERPNTCLISNGFAAMGIAIPGAIAAKLVHPDRKIVAATGDGGFMMNCQELETALRTETPFVTIIFNDGGYGLIEWKQEAQYGRASFIEFGNPDFVKFAESMGLKGYRVTSTEEFMPILKEALAQDVPAVIDCPVDYRENARFSAKSGELSCPM, from the coding sequence ATGAACACTGCGGAACTCTTAGTCAAATGTCTGGAAAATGAGGGCGTAAAATATGTCTTCGGCTTACCCGGCGAAGAAAATATGCAAGTCCTGGAAGCCCTGCGAGGCTCACCGATTCAGTTTGTCACCACCCGCCATGAACAGGGTGCAGCCTTTATGGCCGATGTTTATGGACGCTTAACGGGGAAAGCCGGGGTTTGTCTGTCCACCCTCGGCCCCGGTGCTACGAACCTGATGACGGGGGTAGCGGATGCGAACCTCGATGGTGCGCCCTTGGTGGCGATTACCGGACAGGTGGGAACGGATCGGATGCACATTGAATCCCATCAATATTTGGATTTGGTGGCGATGTTTGCTCCCGTCACCAAATGGAACTCGCAGATTGTTCGCCCGAGTAATACTCCCGAGATTGTCCGTAAAGCCTTCAAACGGGCGCAACAAGAGAAGCCGGGGGCGGTTCACATTGATTTGCCCGAAAACATCGCAGAGATGCCGGTAGAGGGAGAACCCCTCAAGTGCGATCGCCAGGACAAAATCTACGCCTCCTATAAGAGTCTCAATGATGCGGCGACGGCGATTTCCCGCGCCAATAACCCTCTGATTCTGGTGGGGAATGGGGCGATTCGTGATGATGCCAGTGATGCGCTGACGGAGTTTGCCACTCGCTTAAATATCCCGGTGGCGAATACGTTTATGGGCAAGGGGGCGATTCCCTATACCCACCCGCTGGCTCTCTGGACGGTGGGGCTGCAACAGCGGGATTATATCAGTTGTGGCTTTGACAACACGGATTTGGTGATTGCGGTTGGCTATGACTTGATTGAGTATTCTCCCAAGAAATGGAACCCTAAAGGGGAAATTCCCATTGTCCATATTGGCACGGATTCGGCGGAAATCGACAGCAGCTATATCCCGCTGGTGGAAGTGGTGGGCAATATCACCGACTCCCTCGATGAGATTTTACGCCGCTCCGATCGCTCCAGTAAGCCCACTCCCCATGCCCTCTCCCTGCGGGATGACATTCGCCAGGATTACGAGCAGCACGCCAATGATAATGAGTTTCCCATTAAGCCCCAGAAGTTGATTTATGATTTGCGTCAGGTGATGGGGCCCGATGATGTGGTGATTTCTGATGTGGGGGCCCATAAGATGTGGATTGCTCGCCATTATCACTGTGAACGTCCCAATACCTGTTTGATTTCGAATGGGTTTGCGGCTATGGGGATTGCCATTCCGGGGGCGATCGCCGCTAAGCTGGTTCATCCTGATCGCAAGATTGTGGCGGCTACGGGGGATGGAGGCTTTATGATGAATTGCCAGGAGTTGGAAACGGCTCTGCGCACGGAAACCCCGTTTGTCACCATTATTTTTAATGATGGGGGCTATGGCTTGATTGAGTGGAAGCAGGAGGCTCAATATGGACGAGCTTCGTTTATTGAGTTCGGCAACCCGGATTTTGTGAAGTTTGCTGAAAGCATGGGGTTGAAGGGCTATCGTGTCACGTCTACGGAGGAGTTTATGCCGATTTTGAAAGAGGCGTTGGCT
- a CDS encoding NAD-dependent succinate-semialdehyde dehydrogenase: MGIASINPATGETLKTFTPLSDAELEQKLERADRAFHQYRHTMMVQRSRWLQNAADILEREAQAFGEIITLEMGKPIAQAVAEVNKCALVCRYYADNAAEFLADRPVPTDASFSYTAYHPLGAILAVMPWNFPLWQVFRFAAPALMAGNVGLLKHASNVPQCALAIESILVEAGFPSGAFQTLLVGADRVPQLLADDRIQAATLTGSEGAGMSLAQEAGKNLKKTVLELGGSDPFIVMGSANLELAVSTAVTARMLNSGQSCIAAKRFILHESIAEEFERRFLAKLEALKFGDPLSPESDLGPLATPGIRDELHQQVQRLLKEGATLRLGGELPEGPGNFYPPTLISDIPSGTLADHEELFGPVALLFRVSSIDEAIALANLVPYGLGASAWTTVAPEQQQFISELEAGAVFINGMVKSDPRLPFGGIKKSGYGRELALEGIQEFVNIKTVVISQ; the protein is encoded by the coding sequence ATGGGCATTGCCAGCATCAACCCCGCCACAGGAGAAACCCTCAAAACCTTCACTCCCCTGAGTGACGCGGAACTCGAACAGAAACTCGAACGGGCCGATCGCGCCTTTCACCAATATCGCCATACCATGATGGTGCAGCGATCGCGCTGGCTCCAGAACGCCGCTGATATCCTCGAACGAGAGGCCCAAGCCTTCGGGGAAATCATCACCCTAGAAATGGGCAAACCCATCGCCCAAGCCGTGGCCGAAGTCAACAAATGCGCCCTCGTCTGCCGCTACTACGCCGATAACGCTGCCGAGTTTCTCGCTGATCGCCCGGTTCCTACGGATGCTTCCTTCAGTTACACAGCCTATCATCCCCTAGGCGCAATTCTGGCGGTCATGCCCTGGAACTTCCCCTTGTGGCAAGTCTTCCGCTTTGCTGCCCCCGCTCTCATGGCGGGCAATGTGGGGTTGCTCAAACACGCCTCCAACGTCCCCCAATGCGCCTTGGCTATTGAATCGATCCTCGTAGAAGCGGGATTCCCCAGTGGCGCTTTCCAAACCTTGCTCGTGGGGGCTGATCGCGTCCCCCAACTCCTGGCCGACGATCGCATCCAAGCGGCTACCCTCACCGGCAGCGAGGGGGCGGGGATGAGTTTAGCCCAGGAAGCGGGTAAAAACCTCAAAAAAACCGTCCTGGAACTCGGCGGCAGTGACCCCTTCATCGTTATGGGCAGTGCCAACTTGGAACTGGCCGTCAGTACCGCCGTCACCGCCCGAATGCTGAACTCCGGGCAATCCTGCATCGCTGCCAAACGTTTTATCCTGCACGAGTCCATCGCTGAAGAATTTGAAAGGCGCTTCCTAGCGAAACTAGAGGCCTTAAAATTCGGCGATCCTCTTTCTCCTGAGTCGGATCTCGGTCCCCTGGCTACCCCAGGGATTCGCGATGAGTTACATCAACAGGTGCAACGGCTTCTCAAAGAGGGGGCAACATTGCGCCTAGGGGGTGAACTCCCTGAAGGGCCCGGGAACTTTTACCCCCCCACCCTCATCAGCGATATTCCCTCAGGGACTCTCGCTGATCACGAAGAACTCTTCGGGCCCGTTGCCCTGCTGTTTCGCGTCAGTAGCATTGACGAGGCGATCGCCCTGGCCAACCTCGTCCCCTATGGCCTAGGGGCCAGTGCTTGGACTACTGTCGCACCGGAACAGCAACAATTCATCAGCGAATTGGAGGCGGGGGCTGTTTTCATTAACGGGATGGTCAAATCAGACCCTCGGCTCCCCTTTGGTGGCATTAAAAAATCCGGTTATGGCCGGGAACTCGCCCTTGAGGGTATTCAAGAATTTGTCAACATTAAAACCGTTGTCATCAGCCAATAA
- a CDS encoding tetratricopeptide repeat protein — MIPQGFELGGSLTPTCRSARWTECVAIFVQAETLLKEALEIEPDAPDLYNNLAIAYILQGRRAEADRLIDESFERFPDYLFARCAKAKRYIREGDIEAAEALITPVLSRDRFHTSEFNAFADVYLHLLVEQDQLDKARGWLQMWDGIGSDHPGLTYWKKRLAQL, encoded by the coding sequence ATGATACCCCAAGGCTTTGAGCTCGGCGGCTCCTTGACCCCCACCTGCCGTTCGGCGAGGTGGACCGAATGCGTCGCTATTTTTGTTCAAGCAGAAACGTTGCTCAAGGAGGCCTTAGAAATTGAACCCGACGCACCCGATCTGTACAACAATTTGGCCATAGCCTATATTTTGCAAGGCCGTCGAGCTGAAGCCGATCGCCTGATTGATGAGTCGTTCGAGCGGTTCCCTGACTATTTGTTTGCCCGTTGCGCGAAAGCCAAGCGCTATATCCGTGAGGGTGATATTGAAGCCGCAGAGGCCCTGATCACTCCGGTTTTGTCCCGCGATCGCTTCCATACCTCTGAATTTAATGCCTTTGCTGATGTCTATCTGCATCTATTGGTCGAACAAGACCAACTCGATAAAGCTCGGGGTTGGTTGCAAATGTGGGACGGCATCGGTTCCGATCATCCAGGGCTAACCTATTGGAAAAAGAGACTTGCACAACTCTAG
- a CDS encoding IS200/IS605 family accessory protein TnpB-related protein, whose amino-acid sequence MATKKPTSIIRTDKWNLNPTARQRVLLSQTVKVYRRVCRHLMGILLTHWPSLGTLSNQKRVLAIEKLIHQTAKNPQPKYRQFDQTFYKFPSYYRRAAIVFAAGQVSSYMTRYREWQSGTRQRRDAKPPGLNPNSGCYPTLYKGQCYKLHGYDRIEIKVFNGTDWVWTTVQITGRRERHTVDSNKLLSPSLIFNEEKRTCHLSVPFECHPPQREGYGNVVSVDLGINTTATVAVVNFDGTVIHREFIHPGRDIDCRDKRLKSVSKRASKTMGKGGRLQKGFCSHTYRKCRNINRQIGQIVSKRIVQIARQFQADAIVFENLKGWKAKGGRKRSNLRQRFHGWLKGMIRELTEMKWQEMGGQVIDVVAAYTSKLAYDGSGVVRRDSKNYALAKFSSGKRYNADLNGALNIAARGILQLTRLHDSEERSSQRSRRSPRSWACLCDLWTSTVSG is encoded by the coding sequence ATGGCAACAAAGAAACCCACATCAATCATCCGTACAGACAAATGGAATCTTAACCCGACAGCCAGGCAGCGAGTTCTGTTGAGCCAAACGGTTAAGGTCTACCGTCGTGTCTGTCGGCATTTGATGGGGATTCTCTTAACCCATTGGCCATCTCTGGGAACGTTATCGAATCAAAAACGGGTTCTAGCTATTGAGAAACTCATTCACCAAACCGCGAAGAACCCTCAGCCAAAATACCGGCAATTTGACCAGACCTTTTACAAATTCCCCAGCTACTACCGAAGAGCCGCCATTGTGTTTGCCGCTGGCCAAGTCAGTAGCTACATGACCCGGTATCGGGAATGGCAATCGGGGACTCGTCAACGTCGGGATGCCAAACCTCCAGGCCTCAACCCAAACAGTGGCTGTTATCCCACCTTGTATAAGGGTCAATGCTATAAGCTGCATGGGTACGACCGCATCGAAATCAAGGTCTTTAACGGAACCGATTGGGTTTGGACGACTGTTCAAATTACAGGCCGACGAGAACGGCACACCGTAGACAGCAACAAGCTGCTGTCGCCCTCCCTGATTTTTAATGAGGAGAAGAGGACTTGTCACCTATCGGTTCCCTTTGAGTGCCATCCACCCCAACGGGAGGGATATGGCAATGTGGTGAGTGTTGACCTGGGTATCAACACCACCGCTACCGTTGCAGTTGTAAATTTTGACGGCACTGTAATCCACCGGGAGTTTATTCATCCGGGGAGAGACATAGATTGTCGAGATAAGCGACTGAAATCGGTATCCAAACGAGCAAGTAAGACAATGGGAAAAGGTGGACGTCTCCAAAAAGGCTTCTGCTCCCATACCTATCGCAAATGCCGTAACATCAACCGCCAAATTGGGCAGATTGTCTCGAAGCGTATCGTGCAGATTGCCCGACAATTCCAAGCCGATGCCATTGTCTTTGAGAACCTCAAAGGATGGAAAGCCAAAGGAGGACGAAAACGGTCTAACCTTCGCCAACGCTTTCATGGATGGCTCAAGGGTATGATTCGAGAGTTGACCGAGATGAAGTGGCAAGAAATGGGCGGTCAGGTCATTGATGTCGTTGCTGCTTATACCTCAAAGCTGGCTTATGACGGCAGTGGAGTAGTGCGGCGCGACTCCAAAAACTATGCGCTGGCTAAATTTTCCTCGGGCAAGCGATACAATGCAGACCTCAATGGGGCGCTCAATATTGCTGCCCGAGGGATTCTTCAGCTCACTCGCCTTCATGACAGTGAGGAACGTTCGAGCCAACGTTCTCGACGTTCGCCTAGAAGCTGGGCTTGTTTGTGTGACCTGTGGACTAGCACAGTCTCAGGTTAG
- a CDS encoding tetratricopeptide repeat protein: MAKRKKKKAATVKKSRGFGKKSLAVELQRAAAYAVKEDWQGAYDVLQLLVEQYPDNRLVWDYLSEVAYELKDLATYQNACEKLVELTPDDADTLYALGNIYMVKMYPLAASQVLERALTIAPEHESAARAREILSTITPKIPEILEELGSDDFEAALLHERGQMYLAQGNYPAAREAELEVIQRYPGFVPARNNLALVNWSEGNVEEAIATSKAVLDSEPDNIHALSNLVHFLVVSGDTEAAQVYGDRLKTSPGNGWDPWTKRVEALSYLADDAGIVEMLDQAEADDVDDSPVGALFFHLTAVALARTGDRNRALTQWKKALKHDPDIPDITVKENLNNIRRPVGERHGAWPFSWEQWLLPTTARDLRDTIIGLRDNPGDDHTDVLMGQLFQRHPEFLTKLPRIMERGGPLGQEFGVVMAQQLQTPEVLEIIKDFALGQNGSDSMRNRAASIATRAGLLRKDKVTLWIQGEWRELVVAGYEISPEPATYHPKAVKKLLNRAIPNLRQQTKEAANEAHPTCLGRGGGVSANLRLC; this comes from the coding sequence ATGGCAAAGCGTAAAAAGAAAAAAGCGGCCACCGTTAAAAAGTCCCGTGGCTTCGGTAAAAAAAGCCTGGCTGTTGAGTTACAGCGGGCCGCAGCCTATGCCGTTAAAGAGGATTGGCAGGGGGCGTATGATGTCCTGCAACTCTTGGTCGAGCAATATCCTGACAATAGGCTGGTTTGGGACTATCTGTCCGAGGTAGCCTATGAGTTGAAGGACTTAGCCACCTACCAGAACGCCTGTGAGAAACTGGTGGAGTTGACACCGGATGATGCTGATACCCTCTATGCCTTGGGGAATATCTACATGGTCAAGATGTACCCCCTAGCCGCATCGCAGGTGTTGGAGCGGGCCTTAACCATCGCTCCAGAGCATGAATCGGCTGCGCGGGCCCGGGAGATACTCAGCACGATCACCCCGAAAATTCCTGAGATATTAGAAGAACTCGGTTCAGACGATTTTGAAGCCGCCCTACTCCATGAACGCGGGCAAATGTATTTGGCGCAGGGGAATTACCCGGCTGCCCGTGAGGCAGAGCTGGAGGTGATTCAGCGTTATCCTGGGTTTGTGCCGGCCCGCAATAATCTGGCGTTGGTGAACTGGTCTGAGGGGAATGTTGAGGAGGCGATCGCCACCAGTAAAGCTGTCCTGGACTCTGAGCCTGACAATATCCATGCCCTCTCTAACCTAGTGCATTTTCTCGTCGTCTCAGGAGATACTGAAGCGGCCCAAGTCTATGGCGATCGCCTCAAAACCAGCCCAGGGAATGGCTGGGACCCTTGGACTAAACGGGTCGAGGCGCTGAGCTATCTAGCCGATGACGCGGGCATTGTTGAGATGCTGGACCAGGCTGAAGCCGATGATGTTGATGACTCTCCCGTTGGGGCGCTCTTTTTCCATCTAACGGCTGTGGCTCTCGCACGTACTGGTGATAGAAACCGCGCTCTGACGCAGTGGAAAAAAGCCTTGAAGCACGACCCCGATATACCCGATATAACTGTCAAGGAAAATCTCAATAACATTCGCCGTCCCGTGGGGGAGCGTCATGGTGCTTGGCCATTTAGTTGGGAACAGTGGCTCTTGCCGACGACGGCTCGGGATCTCCGGGACACCATTATAGGGCTTAGAGACAACCCCGGAGATGATCACACTGACGTCTTGATGGGACAACTTTTTCAGCGTCATCCCGAGTTCTTAACGAAGCTACCCCGCATTATGGAGCGGGGAGGCCCCCTAGGGCAAGAATTTGGTGTGGTCATGGCCCAACAGCTTCAGACCCCGGAAGTCCTGGAGATTATCAAAGACTTTGCCCTGGGTCAAAACGGCAGCGATTCGATGCGCAATCGGGCCGCCTCCATCGCCACCCGAGCCGGTCTGCTTCGAAAAGATAAAGTTACCCTCTGGATTCAGGGTGAGTGGCGTGAGCTGGTTGTAGCGGGGTATGAAATTTCTCCCGAACCGGCGACTTATCACCCAAAAGCCGTGAAAAAACTCCTCAATCGGGCCATCCCAAATCTTCGTCAACAGACCAAAGAGGCAGCGAATGAAGCTCACCCCACCTGCCTTGGGCGAGGTGGGGGTGTCAGTGCTAACCTGAGACTGTGCTAG
- a CDS encoding phycobiliprotein lyase — MTVSLQHQPLTAEALAEQFFRNCAGEWTSQRRYYSLTSGETQEVTSEITVEFLEPERELLQELAQRHQLESDTPFLCGSRVTWESHYDGVSRKPSRGKTVFGVRGDILYRDRGFATPKPVIADFWFTNPETMCLKTEYNNSSFEEELKLIGEKYRTRQTVICRDGEELMIGQYLETRR, encoded by the coding sequence ATGACTGTATCTCTCCAACATCAACCGTTAACCGCTGAAGCTCTCGCCGAGCAGTTTTTCCGCAACTGCGCGGGAGAGTGGACATCCCAACGTCGCTACTACAGCCTAACCAGCGGCGAAACCCAAGAAGTCACCAGTGAAATTACAGTGGAATTTCTCGAACCCGAGCGGGAGTTATTACAGGAACTCGCGCAACGCCACCAACTTGAGAGTGACACTCCCTTTCTCTGTGGGAGTCGTGTCACCTGGGAAAGTCATTATGACGGGGTGAGCCGCAAACCCAGTCGGGGAAAAACCGTGTTTGGGGTTCGCGGAGATATTCTCTATCGCGATCGAGGTTTCGCCACCCCCAAACCTGTCATCGCCGATTTTTGGTTCACCAATCCTGAAACCATGTGCTTAAAAACCGAGTACAACAATTCCAGTTTTGAGGAAGAACTGAAACTTATTGGTGAGAAATACCGCACCCGTCAAACAGTAATTTGTCGTGATGGGGAAGAACTCATGATTGGCCAATACCTAGAAACCCGGCGTTAA
- a CDS encoding phycobiliprotein lyase: MELKTFQTFFDCCVGNWSTERTYHYMTRQEVERSHTDFVITPLSGDLKLKVLRDNAYPIPDNLEPLPGYHLEFATVSESGEEVEQQLNLLFVPTEDLGDYVEGDYLRDRAYEEDRPIISHFRFHNSTRELLMTTRYAKVIAVDSITLIHPELRIRKILSYERPDNNQPLENVVLVGFGVEQKSSNSQK; this comes from the coding sequence ATGGAACTTAAGACGTTTCAGACTTTTTTTGATTGCTGCGTCGGCAATTGGAGTACCGAACGCACCTACCACTATATGACTCGTCAGGAGGTGGAGCGATCGCACACGGATTTTGTCATCACCCCCCTCTCCGGGGATCTCAAACTGAAAGTGCTGCGGGATAACGCCTATCCCATCCCCGACAACCTCGAGCCCCTTCCCGGCTATCACCTCGAATTTGCGACAGTCTCTGAAAGCGGGGAAGAAGTCGAACAACAACTGAATTTGCTGTTTGTCCCCACCGAAGACCTCGGGGATTATGTGGAAGGGGATTACCTGCGCGATCGCGCCTACGAAGAAGACCGGCCCATTATCTCCCACTTCCGCTTCCACAACAGCACCCGGGAACTGTTAATGACCACCCGCTATGCCAAAGTCATCGCCGTCGATTCCATTACCCTAATTCATCCCGAACTGCGGATTCGCAAAATTCTCAGTTACGAGCGTCCCGACAATAACCAACCCCTAGAAAATGTAGTTCTCGTTGGCTTTGGCGTGGAACAGAAATCGTCCAATTCACAAAAATAA